The following are from one region of the Biomphalaria glabrata chromosome 4, xgBioGlab47.1, whole genome shotgun sequence genome:
- the LOC106056540 gene encoding protein transport protein Sec61 subunit alpha — protein MAIRFLEFVKPFCVVLPEIAKPDRKIQFREKVLWTAITLFVFLICCQIPLFGIVSSDSADPFYWIRVILASNRGTLMELGISPIVTSSLIMQLLAGAKIIEVGDTPKDRALFNGAQKLFGMVITVGQAIVYVMTGMYGDPADIGAGVCLLIIIQLFVAGIVVLLLDELLQKGYGLGSGISLFIATNICETIVWKAFSPATVNTGRGTEFEGAVIALFHLLATRQDKVRGLREAFYRQNLPNLMNLLATVLVFGIVIYFQGFRVDLPIKSARYRGQQTSYPIKLFYTSNIPIILQSALVSNLYMISQMLDNKFKGNFFVNLLGVWADVGGGGPARSYPIGGLCYYFSPPETLGHILEDPVHAVLYIVFMLGSCAFFSKTWIDVSGSSAKDVAKQLKDQQMVMRGHREKSMIKELNRYIPTAAAFGGLCIGALSVLADFLGAIGSGTGILLAVTIIYQYFEYFVKEQSEMGGMSTLLF, from the exons ttCGATTTCTGGAGTTTGTGAAGCCCTTTTGTGTGGTCCTTCCTGAAATAGCTAAACCAGATAGAAAG attcaGTTTAGAGAAAAGGTTCTATGGACAGCTATCACATTATTCGTGTTTTTAATTTGCTGCCAG ATTCCCTTGTTTGGCATTGTGTCATCAGATTCAGCTGATCCATTTTATTGGATAAGAGTTATCCTTGCCTCCAACAGAG GAACTTTGATGGAACTTGGTATCTCTCCAATTGTGACTTCATCTTTGATCATGCAACTTTTAGCTGGTGCCAAAATTATTGAAGTTGGAGACACACCTAAAGACAGGGCATTGTTCAATGGCGCTCAGAAAT TATTTGGCATGGTGATAACTGTGGGCCAAGCCATTGTCTATGTCATGACTGGCATGTATGGTGACCCTGCTGATATTGGTGCTGGTGTTTGCTTGCTGATCATTATACAG CTTTTTGTTGCTGGTATTGTGGTCTTACTTCTGGATGAGTTACTGCAGAAAGGTTATGGACTTGGCTCAGGAATTTCTCTCTTTATTGCAACAAATATCTGTGAAACAATTGTCTGGAAAGCCTTTAGCCCAGCAACAGTTAATACAGGACGTG GTACTGAATTTGAAGGTGCAGTGATTGCTCTATTCCATTTATTGGCCACAAGACAGGATAAAGTCAGGGGTCTCCGTGAAGCATTTTACAGACAAAATCTGCCCAATTTAATGAATCTATTGGCTACAGTTCTAGTCTTTGGCATAGTGATATACTTCCAA GGCTTCAGGGTGGACCTTCCAATCAAGTCTGCAAGATATAGAGGGCAACAAACATCTTATCCTATCAAGTTGTTTTATACATCTAACATACCAATTATTCTACAGAGTGCACTAGTGTCTAACCTGTATATGATTTCTCAG ATGTTGGATAACAAGTTTAAAGGAAATTTCTTTGTTAACCTTTTAGGAGTTTGGGCt gATGTCGGTGGTGGTGGACCTGCAAGATCATACCCTATTGGTGGATTATGTTACTACTTTTCTCCACCTGAGACATTAGGTCATATTTTAGAAGATCCTGTGCATGCAGTCCTTTACATTGTCTTCATGTTGGGATCTTGTGCTTTCTTCTCTAAGACTTGGATTGATGTATCTGGATCAAGTGCTAAAGAT GTTGCTAAGCAGCTAAAGGACCAGCAAATGGTGATGAGAGGTCATCGAGAGAAATCAATGATCAAGGAATTGAATCGCTATATTCCCACAGCTGCAGCTTTCGGTGGTTTGTGTATTGGAGCACTGTCTGTCTTGGCTGATTTCTTGg GTGCCATTGGAAGCGGAACTGGAATTCTTTTGGCTGTGACTATAATCTATCAGTACTTTGAATATTTTGTGAAAGAACAGAGTGAAATGGGTGGAATGAGCACGCTACtcttttaa